In Procambarus clarkii isolate CNS0578487 chromosome 13, FALCON_Pclarkii_2.0, whole genome shotgun sequence, the following are encoded in one genomic region:
- the LOC123748345 gene encoding uncharacterized protein, translating into MELHRVELLGAPATPVELPGAPATPVELRGAPATPVELLGAPATPVELLGASVTPVELPGAPATPVELPGAPATRVELRGAPATPVELPGAPATPVELRGAPAAPVELLGAPATPVELLGASVTPVELPGAPATPVELPGAPATPVELPGAPATPVELLGASATRVELLGAPATRVELRGAPATPVELPGAPATPVELPGAPATPVELRGAPATPVELPGAPATPVELPGAPATPVELPGAPATPVELPGAPATPVELPGAPATPVELPGAPATPVELRGAPATPVELLDAPATPVELRGAPANQLLQPILILPISCFKPT; encoded by the exons ATGGAG CTACACCGGGTGGAGCTCCTTGGTGCTCCAGCTACACCGGTGGAGCTCCCTGGTGCTCCAGCTACACCGGTGGAGCTCCGTGGTGCTCCAGCTACACCGGTGGAGCTCCTTGGTGCTCCAGCTACACCGGTGGAGCTCCTTGGTGCTTCAGTTACACCGGTAGAGCTCCCTGGTGCTCCAGCTACACCGGTGGAGCTCCCTGGGGCTCCAGCTACACGGGTGGAGCTCCGTGGTGCTCCAGCTACACCGGTGGAGCTCCCTGGTGCTCCAGCTACACCGGTGGAGCTCCGTGGTGCTCCAGCTGCACCGGTGGAGCTCCTTGGTGCTCCAGCTACACCGGTGGAGCTCCTTGGTGCTTCAGTTACACCGGTGGAGCTCCCTGGTGCTCCAGCTACACCGGTGGAGCTCCCTGGGGCTCCAGCTACACCGGTGGAGCTCCCTGGTGCTCCAGCTACACCGGTGGAGCTCCTTGGTGCTTCAGCTACACGGGTGGAGCTCCTTGGTGCTCCAGCTACACGGGTGGAGCTCCGTGGAGCTCCAGCTACACCGGTGGAGCTCCCTGGTGCTCCAGCTACACCGGTGGAGCTCCCTGGGGCTCCAGCTACACCGGTGGAGCTCCGTGGTGCTCCAGCTACACCGGTGGAGCTCCCTGGTGCTCCAGCTACACCGGTGGAGCTCCCTGGTGCTCCAGCTACACCGGTGGAGCTCCCTGGGGCTCCAGCTACACCGGTGGAGCTCCCTGGTGCTCCAGCTACACCGGTGGAGCTCCCTGGTGCTCCAGCTACACCGGTGGAGCTCCCTGGGGCTCCAGCTACACCCGTGGAGCTCCGTGGTGCTCCAGCTACACCGGTGGAGCTCCTTGATGCTCCAGCTACACCGGTGGAGCTCCGTGGGGCTCCAGCCAATCAGCTGCTTCAACCAATCCTGATCCTGCCAATCAGCTGCTTTAAACCAACCTGA